One genomic segment of Hordeum vulgare subsp. vulgare chromosome 2H, MorexV3_pseudomolecules_assembly, whole genome shotgun sequence includes these proteins:
- the LOC123426118 gene encoding uncharacterized protein LOC123426118, giving the protein MRTARGEAAAAAAFVAVAQQEDTNARVKAATMEALLYLGVNPAAASTGSSAYPRIMPPESLRASCTQSIPDFHVYLQGSRFFGECLPEVSIVAPSTPAPVTIDLNAASVADGSSFGGMRKRQREMPADLLNGARNLFDGMPAAVDDDTANRFLKNMIFKGAGWCVRSR; this is encoded by the coding sequence ATGCGCACTGCAAGGGGCgaggctgccgccgccgccgccttcgtCGCTGTCGCGCAGCAGGAAGACACCAATGCCCGGGTGAAGGCGGCAACGATGGAGGCCTTGTTGTACCTAGGGGTAAACCCAGCCGCGGCCAGCACGGGCTCGTCAGCATATCCTCGGATTATGCCGCCGGAGTCGCTGCGCGCGTCTTGCACGCAGTCGATTCCCGACTTCCACGTCTACCTGCAAGGTAGCCGCTTCTTCGGGGAATGCTTGCCGGAGGTGAGCATCGTGGCCCCTTCCACGCCTGCGCCTGTGACCATCGACCTCAACGCCGCGTCGGTAGCAGACGGATCATCGTTCGGAGGCATGAGGAAACGACAACGCGAGATGCCAGCCGACTTGCTCAACGGCGCCCGCAATTTGTTCGACGGAATGCCGGCGGCCGTCGACGATGACACGGCCAACCGTTTCCTCAAGAACATGATCTTCAAAGGTGCCGGTTGGTGCGTACGATCCCGATGA